One Nicotiana sylvestris chromosome 12, ASM39365v2, whole genome shotgun sequence genomic window carries:
- the LOC138884230 gene encoding uncharacterized protein has protein sequence MVYGFNEQAIRRKLWEDINQIGAKMDEPWAVMGDFNCILNREERIGSRVTMAKTRDFKQCIEACGLKELRSSGAFFTWNNKQEGDSRVYSRIDKVLVNTECMTELSPSEVRFMHKGTYDHCPTIINWEGGNVKRKKLFRYFNMWSILPEFQIRVQEVRKKEIHGTKMYQLIGKLNRTKSVLMKLNKERFSDVEKRAEATMEQLT, from the coding sequence ATGGTATATGGCTTTAATGAACAAGCTATTAGAAGGAAATTATGGGAAGACATCAATCAAATAGGGGCCAAAATGGATGAACCATGGGCTGTAATGGGTGACTTTAATTGTATTCTGAATAGAGAAGAGAGAATAGGGAGTAGAGTCACTATGGCTAAAACAAGGGATTTTAAGCAGTGTATTGAAGCCTGTGGGTTGAAGGAGTTAAGATCCTCAGGGGCATTCTTCACGTGGAACAACAAACAAGAGGGGGATAGCAGGGTGTATAGCAGAATAGACAAAGTATTGGTAAATACTGAATGTATGACAGAATTATCACCATCAGAGGTACGCTTCATGCATAAAGGTACCTATGATCATTGTCCAACAATTATTAATTGGGAAGGGGGGAATGTAAAGAGGAAAAAGCTGTTTAGATATTTCAATATGTGGAGTATATTACCAGAATTTCAAATAAGGGTACAGGAAGTTCGGAAGAAGGAGATACATGGCACAAAGATGTATCAGCTGATAGGGAAACTGAACAGAACAAAGAGTGTATTAATGAAATTAAACAAGGAAAGATTTTCAGATGTAGAAAAAAGGGCAGAAGCAACAATGGAGCAACTGACATAA